A genomic window from Pseudogulbenkiania sp. MAI-1 includes:
- a CDS encoding pilus assembly protein PilP codes for MSKSGFLGLLLLLTGCGSGATDDLDRWMNEAGKGLAGQIDPIPMAQPYQPFVYQAFDLRDPFDPQKLLTAKRQNSANAPDFDRPRETLENYDLDKLKMVGILKRGGVTYGLIRSPEGSIYRVQPGNFMGPNFGLIKRITETEIELAETVEDLNGEWVQRTTTMYLVEQGQK; via the coding sequence ATGAGCAAATCCGGCTTCTTGGGCCTGCTGCTGCTCCTGACCGGCTGCGGCAGCGGCGCCACCGATGACCTGGACCGCTGGATGAACGAAGCGGGCAAGGGCCTGGCCGGCCAGATCGACCCCATCCCCATGGCCCAGCCGTACCAGCCCTTCGTGTACCAGGCCTTCGATCTGCGCGACCCGTTCGACCCGCAAAAGCTGTTGACCGCCAAACGGCAGAACAGCGCCAACGCCCCGGATTTCGACCGCCCGCGCGAGACGCTGGAAAACTACGATCTGGACAAGCTGAAGATGGTCGGCATCCTCAAACGCGGCGGCGTGACCTACGGACTGATCCGTTCCCCGGAGGGCAGCATCTACCGGGTGCAGCCCGGTAACTTCATGGGTCCCAATTTCGGGCTGATCAAACGCATCACCGAAACCGAAATCGAGTTGGCCGAAACGGTGGAAGACCTGAACGGCGAATGGGTACAGCGCACGACGACCATGTACCTCGTAGAACAAGGGCAGAAATAA
- a CDS encoding PilN domain-containing protein, with protein MIRINLLPHREQSKEAHRHRFQILLVGAIVTAGLIVASSYLVLDSRIGHQQHRNQYLQDAIAKLDGQIKKIEGLKKERDDLLARKQLVEQLQQGRNEATHIFDQLVRQTPDGVYLRDFKQNGRSFDVAGYALSGARVSNYMRTLAQSTTFNAPALVEVKAAIVNNQRVSEFTLRLGMKGPEQAAPATDKNGARP; from the coding sequence ATGATACGCATCAACCTGCTCCCGCACCGCGAACAGAGCAAGGAAGCTCACCGCCACCGCTTCCAGATCCTGCTGGTCGGCGCCATCGTCACCGCCGGGCTCATCGTCGCCTCGAGCTACCTGGTGCTGGACAGCCGCATCGGCCATCAGCAGCATCGCAATCAGTACCTGCAGGACGCGATCGCCAAATTGGACGGCCAGATCAAGAAGATCGAGGGGCTCAAGAAAGAGCGCGACGACCTGCTGGCCCGCAAACAGCTGGTCGAACAATTGCAGCAAGGCCGCAACGAGGCCACCCACATCTTCGACCAGCTGGTACGACAGACCCCGGACGGCGTCTACTTGCGCGACTTCAAGCAGAACGGCCGCAGCTTCGATGTGGCCGGTTACGCCTTGTCCGGCGCACGCGTATCCAACTACATGCGCACCCTGGCGCAATCCACCACGTTCAACGCCCCCGCCCTGGTCGAGGTCAAGGCCGCCATCGTCAACAACCAGCGCGTCAGCGAGTTTACCCTGCGGCTGGGCATGAAGGGGCCGGAGCAAGCCGCCCCCGCCACGGACAAAAATGGAGCCCGGCCATGA
- a CDS encoding glycosyltransferase family 9 protein, with protein MKILIIRRDNIGDLVCTTPLFDALRKHFPDARICALVNSYNQGVLDGHLSIDGVYAYTKLKHQTAGQSVLEVLFSKLKLYWMLRRERFDYAICAGSGYSANAVRLAKAAKPKHIISYVNEGQDYDRAVDTPVTRPTARRWHEVEDVNRLLTPLGVDEAPGPLSLYVSPREVQPVARLLGTAGQPVLAVHISAREASREWPSVHYVQVIRRMCAQGWRVLLLWAPGATNDPRHPGDDAKAESIMAATAGLPVIPFRTTRLEQLMAAFSLSSMAICADGGGLHVAAGVQIPVVGLFEHLAKKYERWYPWGVPSRVLTSGSDTDWEVRHISPEQVIQACLELSPSPLSAP; from the coding sequence ATGAAGATTCTCATCATCCGTCGTGACAATATCGGCGACCTGGTCTGCACGACGCCATTATTCGATGCGTTGCGAAAGCATTTTCCGGACGCGCGAATCTGTGCCCTGGTCAACAGCTACAACCAGGGTGTGTTGGATGGCCACCTTTCGATAGACGGCGTTTACGCTTATACGAAGCTCAAGCATCAAACGGCGGGGCAGTCGGTCCTGGAGGTACTGTTCTCCAAGCTGAAACTGTATTGGATGCTGCGCCGGGAACGGTTCGACTATGCCATCTGTGCCGGGTCGGGTTACTCCGCCAATGCCGTCAGGCTGGCCAAGGCGGCCAAGCCTAAGCACATCATCAGCTATGTCAACGAGGGGCAGGATTATGACCGGGCGGTCGACACGCCGGTCACCCGTCCGACCGCGCGGCGTTGGCACGAAGTCGAAGACGTAAACCGCTTACTGACCCCGCTGGGTGTGGATGAGGCTCCGGGACCACTCTCGCTCTACGTCTCTCCCCGTGAGGTACAGCCGGTAGCTCGGTTGCTGGGCACAGCAGGGCAACCGGTGCTGGCGGTCCATATCAGTGCGCGCGAGGCTTCTCGCGAGTGGCCTTCGGTACATTATGTACAGGTGATCCGACGCATGTGCGCGCAGGGGTGGCGGGTGCTGCTGCTATGGGCTCCGGGGGCGACGAATGACCCCCGCCATCCGGGGGACGATGCCAAAGCCGAATCCATCATGGCGGCAACCGCCGGACTGCCGGTCATCCCGTTCCGGACGACACGCCTGGAGCAGCTCATGGCGGCATTTTCCCTGTCGTCCATGGCGATATGTGCCGATGGCGGTGGACTGCATGTGGCGGCTGGAGTACAGATTCCGGTGGTCGGCTTGTTTGAACATCTGGCCAAGAAGTATGAACGCTGGTACCCCTGGGGCGTGCCTTCGCGTGTCCTGACTTCGGGAAGCGATACGGACTGGGAAGTCCGGCACATTTCCCCGGAGCAGGTGATTCAGGCCTGCTTGGAACTCTCTCCCTCACCCTTGTCGGCTCCCTGA
- the aroB gene encoding 3-dehydroquinate synthase, with product MITLDLTLPDAHYPIHIGRHLLAQVDLLKPHLPIPSVAIVTNTTIAPLYLELLEQALRSAGVACRSIVLPDGESYKTWDTLNLIFDALLAGNCERKTTLIALGGGVIGDMTGFAAACYQRGAPFIQIPTTLLAQVDSSVGGKTAINHPLGKNMIGAFYQPRAVIADMALLDTLPDRELSAGLAEVIKYGLLGDAAFLGWLESHIEQLRARDPDSLQYAVKRCCEMKADIVGQDEKESGVRALLNLGHTFGHAIEAGLGYGEWLHGEAVAAGMVLAAATSHELGWLSEADVERVVRLIERAGLPVKAPNLGPAEWLRHMGHDKKVEQGKLRFVLLKQLGQAVISSDVGPEILQRVLTGGHITA from the coding sequence ATGATCACCCTAGACCTGACGCTGCCCGACGCCCACTACCCCATTCACATCGGCCGCCACCTGCTGGCCCAGGTCGATCTGCTCAAGCCCCATCTGCCCATTCCCAGCGTGGCGATCGTCACCAACACCACCATCGCTCCGCTCTACCTCGAGCTGCTGGAACAGGCCCTGCGCAGCGCCGGTGTCGCCTGCCGCAGCATCGTCCTGCCCGACGGGGAATCCTACAAGACCTGGGACACGCTCAACCTGATCTTCGACGCCCTGCTGGCCGGCAATTGCGAGCGCAAGACCACCCTGATCGCCCTGGGAGGCGGGGTGATCGGCGACATGACCGGCTTTGCCGCCGCCTGCTACCAGCGCGGAGCGCCCTTCATCCAGATTCCGACCACCCTGCTCGCCCAAGTCGACTCGTCGGTCGGCGGCAAGACGGCGATCAACCACCCGCTCGGCAAGAACATGATCGGGGCCTTCTACCAGCCGCGCGCCGTCATCGCCGACATGGCGCTGCTGGATACGCTGCCGGATCGCGAGTTGTCCGCCGGCCTGGCCGAAGTCATCAAGTATGGCCTGCTCGGCGATGCCGCGTTCCTGGGCTGGCTGGAGAGCCACATCGAGCAGTTGCGCGCCCGCGACCCCGATTCGCTGCAGTACGCCGTGAAGCGTTGCTGCGAAATGAAGGCGGACATCGTCGGGCAGGACGAAAAGGAAAGCGGCGTCCGCGCCCTCCTGAACCTGGGTCACACCTTCGGCCATGCCATCGAGGCGGGCCTCGGCTATGGCGAATGGCTGCATGGCGAGGCCGTAGCCGCCGGCATGGTGCTGGCCGCCGCTACCTCGCACGAACTGGGATGGCTGAGCGAGGCCGACGTGGAACGCGTCGTCCGGCTCATCGAGCGCGCCGGCCTGCCGGTCAAGGCCCCGAACCTTGGGCCGGCCGAATGGCTGAGGCACATGGGGCACGACAAGAAAGTCGAACAGGGCAAGCTGCGCTTCGTGCTGCTGAAGCAACTGGGCCAAGCGGTCATCAGCAGCGATGTCGGCCCCGAGATCCTGCAACGGGTGCTGACCGGGGGGCACATTACCGCTTAA
- a CDS encoding FimV family protein has translation MVVFSLLRRAWKAATYKPPKARGIDPVAEAEVFLAYGKTGEAVRVLKDVLDEEPDNMAAKVALLRAYSTNRNAKAYSLLARDVHARLHGQPVWKTIQQNGRDLDPANPLFNA, from the coding sequence ATGGTGGTTTTTTCCCTGCTGCGAAGGGCATGGAAGGCCGCCACCTACAAGCCGCCGAAAGCGCGGGGGATCGATCCGGTAGCCGAAGCCGAGGTGTTCCTGGCCTACGGCAAGACCGGCGAGGCGGTCAGGGTGCTCAAGGATGTGCTGGACGAGGAGCCGGACAATATGGCGGCCAAGGTCGCCCTGTTGCGGGCCTATTCCACCAACCGCAACGCCAAGGCCTATTCCCTTCTCGCGCGCGACGTGCATGCCCGCCTGCATGGCCAGCCGGTCTGGAAAACCATTCAGCAGAATGGGCGCGACCTGGACCCGGCCAATCCCTTGTTCAATGCCTGA
- the pilQ gene encoding type IV pilus secretin PilQ — MNKHAIKLLSGIGLALSFTLVHAGVAITGINVSKTDGDEQILQLTFDGPVPKPNSFAISNPPRIALDFADTDVKLSSTFTELGNPLVRSAVAVSSNGRSRVVLNLSKNASYSTRVSNNTLLISLNSNLQAEQRAAAPLDTTPASPSTMAVATSRIPLALDFRRGSSGSGRVEINLPSNDVPVDIKRQGKNIVVDILGSNLPPGQDRKLDVTDFGTPVGKIDAMNQGKNSRIVIQPQGDWDYSSYQTDRKLVVEVKKLSADQKAQNELEKPVYKGDKLSLNFQDIEIRTVLQVIAEFTGLNIVTSDSVSGKITLRLKDVPWDQALDLILDSKGLDKRRTGNIIRIAPREELMARDKQAFEAKNQLTTLEPLRSETFVLRYRSAEDFKKILEEDSKGGTGSGRRNTLLSERGSALIDPKTNTLIINDTSTVIDKIRDLIEKTDTAVKQVLIEARIVEASDNFSRELGVKLSYDRVGRLSLGGSLSNVIDNAGRAAGKPYVVQPGVNVPITGTPAGTIGALYRAGASNLIGLELQALQTESKGKIIASPRVLTSDRSEATIEQGQEIPYQEASSSGATSTSFKKAVLSLKVKPQITPDNTILMDIQINKDSADFANLSGGVPSLKTKKVNTQVLVENGGTVVIGGIYTQDQSDGVTKVPLLGDIPLLGALFRSRSKQDDRTELLVFLTPRVVDNLNPGGQ, encoded by the coding sequence ATGAACAAGCACGCCATCAAACTGCTATCCGGCATCGGGCTGGCGCTCTCTTTCACGCTGGTCCATGCCGGCGTGGCCATTACGGGGATCAACGTCAGCAAGACCGACGGGGACGAACAGATTCTTCAGCTGACATTCGATGGCCCGGTACCCAAGCCCAACAGTTTCGCCATCTCCAACCCGCCCAGAATCGCGCTGGACTTTGCCGACACCGACGTGAAGCTCTCCAGCACCTTCACCGAACTGGGCAACCCCTTGGTACGCTCCGCCGTCGCCGTCTCCAGCAATGGCCGCTCCCGCGTCGTGCTGAACCTGAGTAAGAACGCCTCCTATTCCACCCGCGTCAGCAACAATACCCTGCTGATCAGCCTGAACAGCAACCTGCAGGCCGAGCAACGGGCCGCCGCCCCGCTCGACACCACGCCCGCCAGCCCCTCCACGATGGCCGTCGCCACCTCCCGCATCCCCCTTGCACTGGATTTCCGGCGCGGCAGCAGCGGGTCGGGCCGGGTCGAAATCAACCTGCCGTCCAACGATGTCCCGGTGGACATCAAACGGCAGGGCAAGAATATCGTGGTGGACATCCTGGGCAGCAATCTGCCGCCTGGGCAGGACCGCAAACTCGACGTCACCGACTTCGGCACGCCGGTTGGCAAGATCGACGCCATGAACCAGGGCAAGAACAGTCGCATCGTGATCCAGCCGCAAGGCGACTGGGATTACTCGTCGTACCAGACCGACCGCAAGCTGGTGGTCGAGGTCAAGAAGCTGAGCGCGGATCAAAAAGCCCAAAACGAACTGGAAAAACCGGTTTACAAGGGTGACAAGCTGTCGCTCAATTTCCAGGACATCGAAATCCGCACCGTGCTGCAGGTCATCGCCGAATTCACCGGCCTCAACATCGTCACCAGCGACTCGGTCAGCGGCAAGATCACGCTGCGCCTGAAAGACGTGCCGTGGGATCAGGCGCTCGACCTGATCCTCGACAGCAAGGGGCTGGACAAACGCCGCACCGGCAACATCATCCGCATCGCTCCGCGCGAAGAACTGATGGCGCGGGACAAACAGGCTTTCGAGGCCAAGAACCAGCTGACGACGCTGGAGCCGCTGCGCTCGGAAACCTTCGTGCTGCGCTACCGCAGCGCCGAGGACTTCAAGAAAATCCTGGAAGAAGACAGCAAGGGGGGCACTGGCAGCGGCCGGCGCAATACCCTGCTCTCGGAGCGCGGCAGCGCCCTGATCGACCCGAAAACCAACACCCTGATCATCAACGATACCTCGACGGTGATCGACAAGATTCGCGATCTGATCGAGAAGACCGACACGGCGGTCAAGCAGGTGCTGATCGAGGCGCGCATCGTCGAGGCCAGCGACAACTTCAGCCGGGAGTTGGGCGTCAAGCTGTCGTATGACCGGGTCGGCCGCCTCAGCCTGGGCGGTTCGCTCTCCAATGTCATCGACAATGCTGGCAGGGCTGCTGGTAAACCTTATGTGGTGCAGCCAGGGGTCAATGTCCCCATAACCGGCACGCCGGCGGGCACCATCGGGGCACTCTACCGGGCGGGGGCCAGCAACCTCATCGGCCTGGAACTGCAAGCCTTGCAGACCGAGAGCAAGGGCAAGATCATCGCCAGCCCGCGCGTGCTGACGTCAGACCGCTCCGAGGCCACCATCGAGCAGGGCCAGGAAATTCCCTACCAGGAAGCGTCTTCCAGCGGCGCCACCTCGACCTCGTTCAAGAAGGCCGTGTTGAGCCTGAAGGTGAAACCCCAGATCACCCCGGACAACACTATCCTGATGGACATCCAGATCAACAAGGACAGCGCCGACTTCGCCAACCTGTCGGGCGGCGTGCCTTCGCTCAAGACCAAGAAGGTCAATACCCAGGTGTTGGTCGAGAACGGCGGCACGGTGGTGATCGGCGGCATCTATACCCAGGACCAAAGCGACGGCGTCACCAAGGTGCCGCTGCTGGGTGACATCCCGCTGTTGGGAGCCCTGTTCCGCAGCCGGTCCAAGCAGGACGACCGCACCGAACTGCTGGTCTTCCTCACCCCCCGCGTCGTGGACAATCTGAACCCCGGCGGTCAATAA
- a CDS encoding type 4a pilus biogenesis protein PilO, with translation MTLDELRNLDPKDMPNWPLPAQAGALVFLIGLIVFLGYYLVLGDQLDELDSAQRQEEQLKQTYLDKKRQAINLEALEQQLAEIQRSFGALLKQLPSKSEMESLLTEINQAGIGRGLQFELFRPGGEIKSAEMAELPISIRLSGNYKELASFVSDVGQLSRIVTLGDIKLSPLDARANPTASPRLSMEATAKTYRSLEPEERIAAINQKEAKK, from the coding sequence ATGACGCTCGACGAATTGCGCAACCTCGACCCAAAAGACATGCCGAACTGGCCGCTGCCGGCCCAGGCCGGCGCCCTGGTGTTCCTGATCGGCCTGATCGTCTTCCTCGGCTATTACCTGGTGCTGGGCGACCAGCTCGACGAACTCGACAGCGCCCAGCGCCAGGAAGAGCAGCTCAAGCAGACCTATCTCGACAAAAAGCGCCAGGCCATCAACCTCGAGGCACTGGAGCAGCAACTGGCCGAGATCCAGCGCTCGTTCGGCGCCCTGCTCAAGCAGTTGCCCAGCAAATCCGAAATGGAATCGCTGCTGACCGAGATCAACCAGGCCGGCATCGGCCGCGGCCTGCAGTTCGAACTGTTCCGCCCCGGTGGTGAAATCAAGTCGGCGGAAATGGCCGAACTGCCCATCAGCATCCGCCTCAGCGGCAACTACAAGGAACTGGCCTCCTTCGTCAGCGACGTCGGCCAGCTCTCCCGGATCGTCACACTGGGCGACATCAAGCTCTCGCCGCTGGACGCCCGGGCCAACCCGACGGCCAGCCCACGCCTGAGCATGGAAGCCACGGCCAAGACCTACCGCTCGCTGGAGCCCGAAGAGCGCATCGCCGCCATCAACCAGAAAGAGGCCAAGAAATGA
- the aroK gene encoding shikimate kinase AroK, producing MPAMDTLAGNFFLVGLMGAGKTTVGRALARKTGKTFYDSDHEIETKTGVKVATIFEIEGEQRFRDRESCAIAELVRRDNIILATGGGAILRPENRQLLKKHGVVIYLRANIDDLLARTQHDRNRPLLQTADPRAKLESLLKERDPLYTEVADLIVDTTQQNVNLLVNQLEAQLLERQRRQDSRP from the coding sequence ATGCCTGCCATGGATACACTGGCAGGCAATTTTTTTCTTGTCGGGCTGATGGGAGCCGGCAAGACGACGGTAGGCAGGGCGCTGGCGCGCAAGACCGGCAAGACCTTTTACGACTCCGATCACGAAATCGAGACCAAGACGGGGGTCAAGGTCGCCACCATCTTCGAGATCGAAGGCGAGCAGCGCTTTCGCGACCGGGAAAGTTGCGCCATTGCCGAACTGGTACGGCGCGACAACATCATCCTGGCCACCGGCGGCGGCGCCATCCTGCGCCCGGAAAACCGCCAGTTGCTGAAGAAGCATGGCGTGGTGATTTACCTGCGCGCCAATATCGACGATCTGCTGGCCCGCACCCAGCACGACCGCAACCGTCCCCTGCTGCAGACCGCCGACCCCCGGGCCAAGCTGGAAAGCCTGCTCAAGGAACGCGATCCGCTCTACACCGAGGTGGCCGACCTGATCGTCGACACCACCCAGCAAAACGTCAATCTGCTGGTGAACCAGCTCGAAGCGCAACTGCTCGAGCGCCAGCGCCGCCAAGACTCCAGACCATGA
- a CDS encoding nucleotide sugar dehydrogenase: MPDRKVSVVGLGYVGLPVAVAFGQKSRVIGFDINQQRLAELRDGHDRTLEVEDAELAAADIVYTDDVAVLAEADFHIVAVPTPVDDAHQPDLTPVEKASESVARALRPGAIVVYESTVYPGVTEEVCVPILERVSGLKCGVDFTVGYSPERINPGDKEHTFTKIKKVVSGQDAATLEIVADVYASVVTAGVHKAPTIKVAEAAKVIENTQRDLNIALMNELAVLFEKMGIDTLDVLEAAGTKWNFLPFRPGLVGGHCIGVDPYYLTYKAEQLGYIPQVIHAGRRINNGMGTFIAQRAIKEMIHAGINILGSTVTVLGLTFKENCPDLRNSRVIDVVTELREFGIQVQVADPQADAAEARHEYGVDLVPMAQLAPADAVIVAVAHHEFAALSTADWLRQCRGVPVIIDVKGKLDKAALVEAGARYWRL; the protein is encoded by the coding sequence GTGCCGGATCGCAAAGTCTCTGTCGTTGGCCTGGGCTATGTGGGCCTTCCTGTCGCCGTTGCTTTCGGCCAGAAAAGCCGGGTGATCGGCTTCGACATCAACCAGCAACGCTTGGCGGAACTCCGGGATGGCCATGACCGTACGCTGGAAGTGGAAGACGCCGAACTGGCGGCGGCCGATATCGTCTACACCGACGATGTGGCGGTGCTGGCCGAGGCCGATTTCCACATCGTCGCGGTACCGACGCCGGTGGACGATGCGCACCAGCCGGACCTGACGCCGGTCGAAAAAGCCTCGGAAAGCGTTGCCAGGGCGTTGCGGCCGGGGGCCATCGTGGTCTACGAGTCCACCGTCTACCCGGGTGTCACCGAAGAAGTCTGCGTGCCGATCCTGGAGCGGGTGTCCGGCCTCAAGTGCGGGGTGGATTTCACCGTCGGCTACAGTCCGGAGCGGATCAATCCGGGCGACAAGGAACACACCTTCACCAAGATCAAGAAGGTCGTCTCCGGCCAGGATGCGGCGACGCTCGAGATCGTGGCGGACGTGTACGCCTCGGTGGTGACGGCCGGCGTGCACAAGGCGCCGACCATCAAGGTGGCCGAGGCCGCCAAGGTGATCGAGAACACCCAGCGTGACCTCAACATCGCCTTGATGAACGAACTGGCGGTACTGTTCGAGAAGATGGGCATCGACACGCTGGACGTGCTGGAAGCCGCCGGCACCAAGTGGAACTTCCTGCCGTTCCGTCCGGGGCTGGTGGGGGGGCACTGCATCGGAGTCGACCCGTACTATCTGACCTACAAGGCCGAGCAACTGGGTTACATCCCGCAGGTGATCCACGCCGGACGCCGCATCAACAACGGCATGGGGACCTTCATCGCCCAGCGTGCCATCAAGGAGATGATCCACGCCGGCATCAACATCCTCGGCAGTACCGTCACGGTGCTGGGCCTGACCTTCAAGGAAAACTGCCCGGATCTGCGCAACTCGCGCGTGATCGACGTGGTGACTGAGCTGCGCGAGTTCGGCATCCAGGTGCAGGTGGCGGATCCCCAGGCGGACGCCGCCGAGGCGCGCCATGAGTACGGCGTCGACCTGGTGCCGATGGCGCAGCTGGCCCCGGCGGATGCGGTGATCGTTGCCGTGGCCCACCACGAGTTTGCTGCGCTGTCGACCGCCGACTGGCTGCGCCAGTGCCGCGGCGTGCCGGTCATCATCGACGTGAAGGGGAAGCTCGACAAGGCCGCGCTGGTGGAGGCCGGGGCGCGTTACTGGCGGCTGTAA
- a CDS encoding pilus assembly protein PilM yields MSQIGLGKSGNVPLLGLDISSSAIKLVALSRSGNSLQIDRYAIEPLPKEAITEGNINNIEGVAEAIRRAWQRLGSPSRNVAVAIPTTMAIYKKILVPASQAGDLEELAETEANQIIPFPLEEVNLDYQILGPSPASVDDLEVLLCAARKEKVEERVAAAEMAGLKVKIVDVESFAMLTAFEQIQQHLPEQGHNQTFALFDIGSSKLHCSVLRNGQQIYFREQAFGGQQLTRDIQRRYGISFDEAEAGKRAMTLPDGYESELLHPFVDALAQEIQRALQFFYTTVSVSQYLRVDYILLAGGCSMLTGLDDTVAARTQISTMIANPFTTMVQSSSIRLKELLLDAPSLLVACGLALRRFD; encoded by the coding sequence TTGAGCCAAATTGGATTGGGGAAATCCGGCAATGTTCCGCTGCTGGGTCTCGACATCAGCAGCAGCGCCATCAAGCTGGTCGCTCTCTCCCGCTCCGGCAACAGCCTGCAGATCGACCGTTACGCCATCGAGCCGCTGCCCAAGGAAGCGATCACCGAGGGAAACATCAACAATATCGAAGGCGTGGCCGAGGCGATCCGCCGCGCCTGGCAGCGCCTGGGCAGTCCGAGCCGCAACGTCGCCGTCGCCATTCCCACCACCATGGCGATCTACAAGAAAATCCTGGTGCCGGCCAGCCAGGCGGGCGATCTTGAAGAACTGGCCGAAACCGAGGCCAACCAGATCATTCCCTTCCCGCTGGAAGAGGTCAACCTCGATTACCAGATCCTCGGGCCCTCGCCCGCCAGCGTCGACGACCTGGAAGTCCTGCTGTGCGCCGCCCGCAAGGAAAAGGTCGAGGAACGGGTGGCGGCGGCGGAAATGGCCGGGCTCAAGGTCAAGATCGTCGACGTCGAGTCCTTCGCCATGCTGACGGCCTTCGAACAGATCCAGCAGCACCTGCCGGAACAAGGCCACAACCAGACCTTCGCCCTGTTCGATATCGGCAGCAGCAAGCTGCACTGCAGCGTACTGCGCAACGGCCAGCAGATCTACTTCCGCGAACAGGCCTTCGGCGGTCAGCAGTTGACCCGCGACATCCAGCGCCGCTACGGCATCTCCTTCGACGAGGCCGAAGCCGGCAAACGCGCCATGACGCTGCCGGACGGCTACGAGTCGGAACTGCTGCACCCCTTCGTCGACGCGCTGGCGCAGGAAATCCAGCGCGCCCTGCAATTCTTCTACACCACGGTCAGCGTCTCGCAGTACCTACGGGTCGACTACATCCTGCTGGCCGGCGGCTGCAGCATGCTGACCGGGCTGGACGACACCGTGGCCGCACGCACCCAGATCAGCACCATGATCGCCAACCCCTTCACCACCATGGTGCAGTCCTCCTCGATCCGTCTGAAGGAACTGCTGCTCGACGCGCCTTCGCTGCTGGTCGCCTGCGGCTTGGCCCTGAGGAGGTTCGACTGA